tatcagaaattactCCGCCAGGAAAGGCATTTCCTTTGAAAATGGCGCAGGATTTAGACGCAGGCAGCAACAGCCTTCACAGCTACGCAATCAGTTCCAACCCTCACTTCCATGTTCTCACTCGAAACCGCAGCGACGGCAGGAAGTTCCCGGAGCTGGTGCTGGACCGAGCGCTGGACCGCGAGGAGCAGCCCCAGCTCACGCTAACTCTCACGGCCAGGGATGGCGGGTCTCCGCCTCGCTCCGGGGCCGCAGAGATTCAGATCCTGGTCTTGGATATTAACGACAACGCTCCCGAGTTTGCTCAGGAGCTCTACAAGGCACAAGTCCCGGAGAACGACCCCCTCGGCTCCCTGGTTGTCACCGTCTCAGCAAGAGATTTAGATGCAGGGTCCTTTGGGGAGGTATCCTATGCCTTATTTCAGGTCGATGATGAGAACCAACCCTTCGAAATAAATCCAATCACAGGAGAAATTCGACTGAGAAAGACATTGGATTTTGAGGAATTTCAGTCTTATCACGTGGATATTGAGGCCACAGATGGCGGGGGATTATCAGGAAAATGCTCTTTAGTTGTTGAGATACTGGACGTGAATGACAACGCCCCTGAACTTACCTTGTCCTCATTCACCAGCCCCATCCCTGAAAACTTGCCAGAGATCATCGTAGCAGTTTTCAGTGTTTCAGATGCAGATTCCGGACATAACCAACAGGTTATTTGTTCTATAGATGACAATCTACCCTTCCTTCTAAGACCTTCCATCCAGAATTTCTACACCCTGGTAACAGAGCGCCCTCTGGACCGAGAGAGCAGAGCCGAGTACAACGTCACCATCACTGTCACCGACCTGGGGACCCCCAGGCTGAACACCGAGCACAGCATAACCGTGCGCGTCTCCGACGTCAACGACAACGCGCCCACCTTCACCCAGACCTCCTACACCCTGTACGTCCGCGAGAACAACAGCCCCGCCCTGCACATCGGCAGCGTCAGCGCCACCGACAGGGACTCTGGCCCCAACGCCCAAGTCACCTACTCGCTGCTGCCGCCCCAGGACGCGCGGCTGCCCCTGGCCTCCCTCGTCTCCGTCAGCGCCGACCACGGCCAGCTGTTCGCGCTCAGGGCCCTGGACCACGAGGCCCTGCAGGCCTTCGAGTTCCGCGTGCGCGCGGCCGACGCGGGCTCCCCGGCGCTGAGCAGCGAGGCGCTGGTGCGCGTGCTGGTGCTGGACGACAACGACAACGCGCCGTCGGTGCTCTACCCGCGCCACAACGGCTCGGCGCCCTGCACCGAGCTGGTGCCCAGGGCGGCCGAGGCGGGCTACCTGGTGACCAAGGTGGTGGCGGTGGACGGCGACTCGGGCCAGAACGCCTGGCTGTCCTACCAGCTGCTCAAGGCCACGGAGCCCGGGCTGTTCGGCGTGTGGGCGCACAACGGCGAGGTGCGCACCGCCAGGCTGCTGAGCGAGCGCGACGCGCCCAGGCACAGGCTCGTCGTGCTGGTCAGGGACAACGGCGAGCCGCCGCGCTCGGCCACCGCCACGCTGCACGTGCTGCTGGTGGACGGCTTCTCCCAGCCCTACCTGCCGCTCCCGGAGGCGGCCCCGGCCCGCGCCCAGGCCGACTCGCTCACCGTGTCCTTGGTGGTGGCGCTGGCCGCGGTCTCGTCGCTCTTCCTGCTCTCGGTGCTGCTGTTCGTGGCGCTGCGGCTGTGCGCGAGGCCCAGGGCGGCGTCGGGGCCCGAGGGCCACTTTCCCGGGCACTTGGTGGACGTGAGCGGCACCGGGACCCTGTCGCAGAGCTACCAGTACGAGGTGTGTCTCATGGGCGACTCTGGGACCAGCGAGTTCAAGTTCCTCAAGCCGATTATCCCCAACTTCCCTCCCCAGA
This region of Tamandua tetradactyla isolate mTamTet1 chromosome 20, mTamTet1.pri, whole genome shotgun sequence genomic DNA includes:
- the LOC143663872 gene encoding protocadherin beta-6-like, with the translated sequence MTIGMAQTKIQHKIRQVTSFIILMLLWETGSESIRYSVLEETGSGTFVANLTKDLGLSAGELAARGARVVFKGNRQHLQLDPRTHDLLLNEKLDREELCGSTEPCVLPFQVLLENPLQFVQAELRVRDINDHAPEFPAREMLLKISEITPPGKAFPLKMAQDLDAGSNSLHSYAISSNPHFHVLTRNRSDGRKFPELVLDRALDREEQPQLTLTLTARDGGSPPRSGAAEIQILVLDINDNAPEFAQELYKAQVPENDPLGSLVVTVSARDLDAGSFGEVSYALFQVDDENQPFEINPITGEIRLRKTLDFEEFQSYHVDIEATDGGGLSGKCSLVVEILDVNDNAPELTLSSFTSPIPENLPEIIVAVFSVSDADSGHNQQVICSIDDNLPFLLRPSIQNFYTLVTERPLDRESRAEYNVTITVTDLGTPRLNTEHSITVRVSDVNDNAPTFTQTSYTLYVRENNSPALHIGSVSATDRDSGPNAQVTYSLLPPQDARLPLASLVSVSADHGQLFALRALDHEALQAFEFRVRAADAGSPALSSEALVRVLVLDDNDNAPSVLYPRHNGSAPCTELVPRAAEAGYLVTKVVAVDGDSGQNAWLSYQLLKATEPGLFGVWAHNGEVRTARLLSERDAPRHRLVVLVRDNGEPPRSATATLHVLLVDGFSQPYLPLPEAAPARAQADSLTVSLVVALAAVSSLFLLSVLLFVALRLCARPRAASGPEGHFPGHLVDVSGTGTLSQSYQYEVCLMGDSGTSEFKFLKPIIPNFPPQSILSEIEENTTFPNSF